The region gtgaatatattatattaacattacacagacaaataaattaaacaagctATACTACGAAACAAAACAGATCTGTCATCTTATTCTGTATTATTAGCTATTTTACCAAGAATTCTATTCGACATGATTGGTTATCTATAAATGTTTTCTGTATATGCTATTTTGATTGTTACAGGAATGAATCAAGAAGCAATTCAACGAGTCGCGCAGAATCTTCCACATCACATGCTACATTCTCTGTCACAAGTGGCGAATCAAACACCGCATCATTATCCGCCACACACCCCGGGGACGGCTAGTGCCGCCGGTTACGGCGGAGTGCACACGTATCCGAATACACCATACACACCGTCCGGTCAAACCCCATTCATGACCCCATACCAAACGCCTCATCATACACCGCATCATGGCCAGCCTACTCCCAGATATGGTCAACAAACGCCAAGCCATCATCAAGGACCTTTCGTGCATCCGCCACCACCTTCGATGACACCCGGTCATCACAGATCCACTCAATCGCACAGACCTACGCCACCCTTGTCCACTCCCTCCGGTGATCCAACAGATTGGAAGAAGGCAGCCGAAGCATGGGCACGTCTAAAAAGTAATCCTCGAGTCTCGTGAGTAGATAATGTCATTTTCTTTGTCTTGTAATCTCGAAACTTGTGAGAGATGCTGGAAACTCTGAAAATCTATCtactgtataatattaaataaaacgtgCGGTACAAACTTGTAAATTCCATTGATTTTCTACTTAAggaatactaaaaaaatattagaaaagcattagaaaaagcatacattaaaaaattttattttagaaaattgcacaaatcttaaaaattttatttttacttctaattttgaattcaaaatatcaagatcaaggaattttttttacaagatttgagtaGAAATCCTGGATGTATATTTTGCTAGATTGATAAGTTTCTTATTCAACTATCGTTAatgattaaatgtatttttagtgGATCAACACCTAGATACGAAGAATCCAGGAAAACGCCACGTAGCTATGAGGAATCGATTGGCAGAACCACACCCTCTGGAAGAAGCAGACCTTCATCTACGCGAACTCCTTCGTATAAATCCCCGCGAGGTACCCCACACACAAATTCTAGTCCACGAAGTATGTCTCTCAGCGGAGACGGTACTCCTCTATATGATGAAAGCTAACGGGGTCATCTTGTGCATAtagttgattatatttattagttacgtcatatcacatacatacattaaactatgatgtaaatataataaatatttacattgtgTATTAAATGGCAAACGCATGTCGTCGACGATTTTGGCATCTGTTTTATCGTTAGACAGGACATTAATCGCCCATAAACTTAATATGTCAATATGCATATGATATaagcataataaatttttcatcaattacacaatataatagatattgaatatacgaaattatgcaattatgaattaatgtcgcaataattttctaaaggcatcttatattgataaaataatattggaaaatgcttaaaaaaatatcaagcatactaaaaattgtattattgatGCTGttgatacacacatatatgagAAACTGATTGGTTAATCGAATTACTTATCATGTCAGCAGCGATAGAGCTGCATCTCTTAAATACGAGTGCATtatgtatattcaaataatcttcatatatcatatatcaagacaattttaaaaaatattacatatttgctTGAAACCGCTAAATAGcctatctatttaatattgtctGCTTGTTACGAATACACATTTccttatgtaaaatgtataaaaatctacatattatatggttatttgtgtaaaatagaaacaaatgacttttatttttgtgtaatttttatttgaatatgcaccaataaattatattccttaTATGATTAGACTCTTAAAGCCGCAgacttttacataatatatagaatatatatatatatatatatatatatatatatatatatatatatatatatatatatatatgtatatatatagtatattatatatagaagttTGTGTGCTTAGAGCACAGAAGATATTTCGTACatacaatttatacatttgttaAATGGTAACATTAAACAcgaaagcaatataaaaaaaaagtccatgtttttatacatatatatatatatatatatatatatatatatatatatatatatatatatataatcctttATTTCCTCcttttaaattacaagaatAATCGCAGCAAGTTTTGCGCAAgaatatttcttcaatatcacatttttttttaataaataatgactttctgttttatatagttttgtaaACGCACAAAAATCGCAaggattttaagattttatattccattttattatattttataatttttctgttttcaatttacaagatataaatatcatataaaaaaataatacacacgtagcgaaagatatatgtagaagaaaaatttcttggaATATAGAATTTCCGCGCGTATTTTTGTGCGTTGAATACCACACATGTGATTAtgtagcataaaaatattgaaaaaaattattcagattACATAGATGTTACTTCTGATAGAAAGTCTTCTGCCGGTAAAATATCCTTATAATAAGTACATGTCATATTGTGTCTTGTTTTCTTTCTTAGTGAATacctaaaataatatagtaatataaattgagcGATGCAATTTTGCAtcgtctaaataaaaaatgcattaaataaaaatatgaaaatcacTGCAGTTTGGTCGTATTCGGGGATGCCTCTATCTCATGTCGTTTCCTCAATGTCATCGAATATTGCGGCGCTTTTGTTTTTGTACTTGGCCGAGTGCGCATACgctgtataaaaagaaaatcgtaTGTGACCTTAGGACTTTATATGACctctcaaaaaaaatatatgataaaaaagaagaatatatgatgaaaactccgtttttgtttataaattaccTTTAACGGAGATACGTTTTGCTCTTCTTCACTAGAATTAATCGATGAAAACGTCAAATCTTGTTTTATATGTCGTTTATTAATCTGAAATTTCTGAGATTTATTCGATCTCTTTCTGCTGTTCGCAGCTTTAGTCATAGGTGACTTGTCGGAAGAttgagtttttttaataacgatcgtctaagttaaaaataaaccatacatttttcaaattaccatacattttaaaaattaataatttatatttagtgaaaagagagagaaatattatataaaatcgaacttacttgatttttatttgtaccAGGACTCTCATTCCATTTGGACAACCGTTTTTCCTCCTTTGATGTGTTCGTGAAATTTactttctgtttttttattttttcagtattcatttcacataatataaaaaaatgtacatttttatcaaatgttatgagaaattattgagatattttttttataattatatcataatttaccaattttgaagaattaattACTGAATATAATGATGATTCCTGTGAATTGCCCGGGTCATAAACTAGATTGTTATCTTTTAAAGTTATGCGTTCacctatataaataaaaataacattataaaatacttttaaataaaaagttatctattttctatttggaaaatattttctatttaaaaaatcgatctattctatttctaaattttatttttattatttatttattctttccctcctttctctctttccctctaaCCTGTCCAATAAGATAAAGGAGGTACGATTCTACGACCTCTCGAACTAACAGATGTATTCAATGAGTCCATGGATACATCATGAGATTTCTTACTCATTTTTTCACctaagaaacaaaatttttctcatagaGAAGACAtgtaatcttaatatattcataaaaaatataaaaaatatgttaagaaAATCGCATCACATACAGTTTTGCAACCTTTTCCAAGTTAGACAAAAATCTTTGATGTTTGCAGGACATCCGTTATGACATTGTTTTGCAAGTTCCTTAGGAATAACTagtaatgcaaaataaaaattactaaagttgataaatatttatggtaAGCGCATTATTACTACCAAATTTTGTATACTCTACCGTGCTTATTATCTTTCAAGTATCCGGAAAGCTTGTAAAATTCGTGATTCACTGTTTCGATCAGAGTAGCCGATAATCGCTTCAACACAATATCGGTCGTAAATTTTCTATGCACAACATAACCAGCTtcactataaataaaagaaatataatttcatattgttatataatattaacaaaattaattaaatttaaaaacactcACTTGAGCAAGTTTCCTTCAAAGCTCAAGCCTAATTCAAATTTCGATTTCGCATAATACGTTATTTTCGGCATCCACGCGCACAGCACTTTgggattatttttatcttcaagCTTATTTCTTTTAGATTGCTCAATTGTTGAATTCGTCAAATTAGTAGGATTTGTATCCTTATTCATTGTTgggtatattttattattggttGCCATTGGCAAATAAGAACTATTCGCGAAAGTTGCTTCTGTTGGCATTTTCGATAcggattttttcttttgaacatGTTCCAATGGTTGAATATTGGTGCATTGTTTGTTTTCCTCGATTTCTACAATATTCACATCCAAATCTTGTAATTGTTCTGGTTTGAAATctgctttttttatctttaacttCAAGTTTACTGGTATAGAACTAATTATGTTAGGTTTAGATCTCTTCATTGCGGTTTCGCTTCTTGATTGTTCAATAAATTCTCTATGTGATTCTCGCAAGATAGGAGACTTTTCgagaaagttattattattttcgctaCTAATCACAATGTCTTGTTTAAGATTAGAGTGTGATGCTATCATATTTCCATCTCTTTTCTGCGTATTTGTGCttataatcttaatatcaTCATCAAAATTGGTAGCATAATTGATATCTGCAACAAATTGCGAATGTgcattttcttgaattttgtgcaaaactttCTGTTCCTTTGCAAGAACATTTAAGTTAACTCTCTGTGCTTTAAAAGCATCGGGCGGTTGTTCAGTTTGCATTGCAGGTTTGTTTGCACCATACacatcaaaattattcttccATGGATGACTACAAAAAGAATCTTCTCGTgatctttcaatatttattatttcactatATGTTCTcgtatttatcatttttgctTCATCTTTTGGAATACTAATATCAGATTCGGCAGAAAGTAAACTCTTATTATCGTCAGCGAATGGAATCGCAGCGTGAGCATACTCAGATTTGTTCTCAATTTCTTTGGTATTGTATTGTGGATTTTCCCGTTTCTTCCTCACTTTatgattgtataattttctgaaTGCTTTTCTGGCATATAAGACTCGTTCAATCTTCGATATTTTAGGTACACCCATATAAGTCTCGCTCTCTGATTCATCCGAATCGTTGTTATTATAGTGCTTCGGCTTAATATTCACTGGGTTTAATAACTGAGTAGAATTAGagtcattttttatacttcCATATCTCAAGTCAGTGGgatgtgtgtaatttttccattgttttattatatcgtccttaaatttattagttttcaTACAATTATCATCGCACGAGAACGATGATTGCAGCGGAATCGTTTCAGGCTTGGACGACGTTCCACAATTTACGAAAACCGCCGAGTCATCAGTACATTCTGATTTCGCTCTGTAAGATACTATGTAGTCCAAGCATTCtaacatttcaataattttatcgatatactTTGGAGAGCAATTTCTGTCTGCCAAATTGTTGATCATTACGTGTAGTTTATCCTCgtgaataaaatcttttaatttatttattcctctAAAATCAATCATTGGATTTacatctaatttaatattttgcttgtTATTTTCGTTATGCACTGACATTATGTTTCCTGTTTgcgtaattgaaattatatctttttcaaaattggaGGTAAAAGGTTTTACAAATGAAGTGTTTTCATCATGTCTTTGAAAACTATGAGTGGgacaattatgatatttttcctCATTTTTTGAAGATTTGCCGTTTGGATTTTCGGgcttaatatattcaatcgaTTCATTAATTTCCATAGGAATAATCTTACTATTTGTTGTGCGCATACAAGTCAAGTCTGTTAATTCACTCTTTAAATCATCGTCACTATCAGTAATAGGAGTAGGCCAACGAAATGTCACTTGACATCCTTGTCTAACATATGTTCTCCATATCTGATAAACATTTTCCCAATCATCAGGAAaaccattataaaattttccacgAATATAATCCGGTAAtgctatatacaaaatataattattaagatatgtaacatatatatatatatatatatatatatatatatatatatatatatatataaactttattgtatatcacatatatatgtatatgtatatatttaaaaaaaaaactttatataattaccatTTGTtgtatcaacaatatttcctTGAaggctatatatatttttatatttagactCAACACATGTTGCAGAATATCTTCTGATAATTGGTTTGCTATGTGCAACTCTTCCACtgttaaaaaagacatgttaaattgcaaaaaaatcttgatgCTTAAATTACTAAagtgtatattatatctttaccATTCTAATGTTCCTTTAATTAGTAATTCATAATGACTATTCAGCATAACTTtccattttgaaaatattctgtCAACTCTCTGAAGATGATTGGTAAGTAACATTGGTACAGCAAGAGACTGCAGATATTCTTTGTTAATACTTGTATTAGTAGGTACACATCTAGCAGCACTATTCAAAGATGAAGTATTCTTCAATATGAAAGACTGAGCAGATCTATCAACAGAATTTGATGCTGCCGTTTCATAATTTGACAATGTAGGAACTTTGCCTAGTGTTTTTTTGGAAGTACAATAAACTGTATTCCTCATTGGAGGTGGCATAATATGTTGATCATTTGAATGATTATCCTGTTTGATATTATACTGTTTAATACTGGATGAGGCCATTATTTTTTGGTTGgttttataattcttctttGTCAAGAGTaagtttcttaaattattactgGAGGCTAAAACTTCGCTCTGAACCATAGAAGTTTGCAACGATGGAATCATGCAACTGGAATCTAAACTATCTAAATTGGTATTGGAGATGCTGGGTTGGTTTTTTGCAACAGGCAATACCTTTTCGTTGTCATTGTGCGCTTTTTTCAGCACAGCCATTTTCAAGGAGTACTCCAATTTCTTGAATCGTTCATCTATTTGAAAATCCTCAAATGTAGTCTGCAATGAAAATTCaagatgtaatttataaacttgATAAAAGACCTGATGGAGAACTGAATGGATCAATTAtgtcaaaagttaataaatctaatacattTCAAGATTCTCATGAATTTGACAAtgcgcatatatacataaagcccttttatgatattaaattaaaaagttgagagaaaaaaaaaatttgcactaTAGAATTacaatctttattttcatcaatttttgtgtaatctataaattttcgtaatagtccatataaaaaaaatatttcgatataatatttacaattttaagattaaattatattctacagAGCAAATTACTTTAActgacaaattaattatcaattttatatttcaaaaagctAAGTGCTTTGCGTATGTGCGCAGTATCAAATTTGTGAgaatctcaaaataaattaatttattaatttttaacagagCTGATCCtcttaaattttgtacaattacaaagatatatttgacaCATTGAAATAAAGTCTAtactttgaaaagaaaaatatacaaatattttccgtatatatttttccgttACATCCACatatcatacacatatacacatatcatACACAAGTATACGTACATTCTTCATTGTTGTCCACAACAATGAGAAGTCTGAGAGCGACCATCCCGGCGTTTTTCGTACGATAGCTCTCAGTCCCGTACAGCGCCTCTACGTCCATTTTACGGCCGCTTGAAACTACAAGGCCATGACCATTTTCAGGCAGGATAAAACAGCCAGTTGGTTCACTTCCGTGCTACgtccatttttcaattttggttCATGTCTGTGCTACATCCACTTTTCGATATTGTCGATAGTGATGTACACTGATCGCtagacaaagagagatgatTGCGCCgtcttcgtctctctttcattgCGTATGTAGCGTCCATGAAAGCACATGACCGATGTATCGAGCATACGGATGCGATTGTGGGATGAATCATCTCTCATTGTGGCGCAatcatctctctttgtctaGCGATCAGTATACTACCACTATCAACAATATCAAAAGTGGATGTAGCACAGAAGTGAACCAACTGGCTGTTTTATCCTACCTGA is a window of Cataglyphis hispanica isolate Lineage 1 chromosome 4, ULB_Chis1_1.0, whole genome shotgun sequence DNA encoding:
- the LOC126849115 gene encoding uncharacterized protein LOC126849115 isoform X7; amino-acid sequence: MAVLKKAHNDNEKDNHSNDQHIMPPPMRNTVYCTSKKTLGKVPTLSNYETAASNSVDRSAQSFILKNTSSLNSAARCVPTNTSINKEYLQSLAVPMLLTNHLQRVDRIFSKWKVMLNSHYELLIKGTLECGRVAHSKPIIRRYSATCVESKYKNIYSLQGNIVDTTNALPDYIRGKFYNGFPDDWENVYQIWRTYVRQGCQVTFRWPTPITDSDDDLKSELTDLTCMRTTNSKIIPMEINESIEYIKPENPNGKSSKNEEKYHNCPTHSFQRHDENTSFVKPFTSNFEKDIISITQTGNIMSVHNENNKQNIKLDVNPMIDFRGINKLKDFIHEDKLHVMINNLADRNCSPKYIDKIIEMLECLDYIVSYRAKSECTDDSAVFVNCGTSSKPETIPLQSSFSCDDNCMKTNKFKDDIIKQWKNYTHPTDLRYGSIKNDSNSTQLLNPVNIKPKHYNNNDSDESESETYMGVPKISKIERVLYARKAFRKLYNHKVRKKRENPQYNTKEIENKSEYAHAAIPFADDNKSLLSAESDISIPKDEAKMINTRTYSEIINIERSREDSFCSHPWKNNFDVYGANKPAMQTEQPPDAFKAQRVNLNVLAKEQKVLHKIQENAHSQFVADINYATNFDDDIKIISTNTQKRDGNMIASHSNLKQDIVISSENNNNFLEKSPILRESHREFIEQSRSETAMKRSKPNIISSIPVNLKLKIKKADFKPEQLQDLDVNIVEIEENKQCTNIQPLEHVQKKKSVSKMPTEATFANSSYLPMATNNKIYPTMNKDTNPTNLTNSTIEQSKRNKLEDKNNPKVLCAWMPKITYYAKSKFELGLSFEGNLLNEAGYVVHRKFTTDIVLKRLSATLIETVNHEFYKLSGYLKDNKHVIPKELAKQCHNGCPANIKDFCLTWKRLQNCEKMSKKSHDVSMDSLNTSVSSRGRRIVPPLSYWTGERITLKDNNLVYDPGNSQESSLYSVINSSKLNTEKIKKQKVNFTNTSKEEKRLSKWNESPGTNKNQTIVIKKTQSSDKSPMTKAANSRKRSNKSQKFQINKRHIKQDLTFSSINSSEEEQNVSPLKRMRTRPSTKTKAPQYSMTLRKRHEIEASPNTTKLQYSLRKKTRHNMTCTYYKDILPAEDFLSEVTSM
- the LOC126849115 gene encoding uncharacterized protein LOC126849115 isoform X1, giving the protein MKNTTFEDFQIDERFKKLEYSLKMAVLKKAHNDNEKVLPVAKNQPSISNTNLDSLDSSCMIPSLQTSMVQSEVLASSNNLRNLLLTKKNYKTNQKIMASSSIKQYNIKQDNHSNDQHIMPPPMRNTVYCTSKKTLGKVPTLSNYETAASNSVDRSAQSFILKNTSSLNSAARCVPTNTSINKEYLQSLAVPMLLTNHLQRVDRIFSKWKVMLNSHYELLIKGTLECGRVAHSKPIIRRYSATCVESKYKNIYSLQGNIVDTTNALPDYIRGKFYNGFPDDWENVYQIWRTYVRQGCQVTFRWPTPITDSDDDLKSELTDLTCMRTTNSKIIPMEINESIEYIKPENPNGKSSKNEEKYHNCPTHSFQRHDENTSFVKPFTSNFEKDIISITQTGNIMSVHNENNKQNIKLDVNPMIDFRGINKLKDFIHEDKLHVMINNLADRNCSPKYIDKIIEMLECLDYIVSYRAKSECTDDSAVFVNCGTSSKPETIPLQSSFSCDDNCMKTNKFKDDIIKQWKNYTHPTDLRYGSIKNDSNSTQLLNPVNIKPKHYNNNDSDESESETYMGVPKISKIERVLYARKAFRKLYNHKVRKKRENPQYNTKEIENKSEYAHAAIPFADDNKSLLSAESDISIPKDEAKMINTRTYSEIINIERSREDSFCSHPWKNNFDVYGANKPAMQTEQPPDAFKAQRVNLNVLAKEQKVLHKIQENAHSQFVADINYATNFDDDIKIISTNTQKRDGNMIASHSNLKQDIVISSENNNNFLEKSPILRESHREFIEQSRSETAMKRSKPNIISSIPVNLKLKIKKADFKPEQLQDLDVNIVEIEENKQCTNIQPLEHVQKKKSVSKMPTEATFANSSYLPMATNNKIYPTMNKDTNPTNLTNSTIEQSKRNKLEDKNNPKVLCAWMPKITYYAKSKFELGLSFEGNLLNEAGYVVHRKFTTDIVLKRLSATLIETVNHEFYKLSGYLKDNKHVIPKELAKQCHNGCPANIKDFCLTWKRLQNCEKMSKKSHDVSMDSLNTSVSSRGRRIVPPLSYWTGERITLKDNNLVYDPGNSQESSLYSVINSSKLNTEKIKKQKVNFTNTSKEEKRLSKWNESPGTNKNQTIVIKKTQSSDKSPMTKAANSRKRSNKSQKFQINKRHIKQDLTFSSINSSEEEQNVSPLKRMRTRPSTKTKAPQYSMTLRKRHEIEASPNTTKLQYSLRKKTRHNMTCTYYKDILPAEDFLSEVTSM
- the LOC126849115 gene encoding uncharacterized protein LOC126849115 isoform X2; translation: MKNTTFEDFQIDERFKKLEYSLKMAVLKKAHNDNEKVLPVAKNQPSISNTNLDSLDSSCMIPSLQTSMVQSEVLASSNNLRNLLLTKKNYKTNQKIMASSSIKQYNIKQDNHSNDQHIMPPPMRNTVYCTSKKTLGKVPTLSNYETAASNSVDRSAQSFILKNTSSLNSAARCVPTNTSINKEYLQSLAVPMLLTNHLQRVDRIFSKWKVMLNSHYELLIKGTLECGRVAHSKPIIRRYSATCVESKYKNIYSLQGNIVDTTNALPDYIRGKFYNGFPDDWENVYQIWRTYVRQGCQVTFRWPTPITDSDDDLKSELTDLTCMRTTNSKIIPMEINESIEYIKPENPNGKSSKNEEKYHNCPTHSFQRHDENTSFVKPFTSNFEKDIISITQTGNIMSVHNENNKQNIKLDVNPMIDFRGINKLKDFIHEDKLHVMINNLADRNCSPKYIDKIIEMLECLDYIVSYRAKSECTDDSAVFVNCGTSSKPETIPLQSSFSCDDNCMKTNKFKDDIIKQWKNYTHPTDLRYGSIKNDSNSTQLLNPVNIKPKHYNNNDSDESESETYMGVPKISKIERVLYARKAFRKLYNHKVRKKRENPQYNTKEIENKSEYAHAAIPFADDNKSLLSAESDISIPKDEAKMINTRTYSEIINIERSREDSFCSHPWKNNFDVYGANKPAMQTEQPPDAFKAQRVNLNVLAKEQKVLHKIQENAHSQFVADINYATNFDDDIKIISTNTQKRDGNMIASHSNLKQDIVISSENNNNFLEKSPILRESHREFIEQSRSETAMKRSKPNIISSIPVNLKLKIKKADFKPEQLQDLDVNIVEIEENKQCTNIQPLEHVQKKKSVSKMPTEATFANSSYLPMATNNKIYPTMNKDTNPTNLTNSTIEQSKRNKLEDKNNPKVLCAWMPKITYYAKSKFELGLSFEGNLLNEAGYVVHRKFTTDIVLKRLSATLIETVNHEFYKLSGYLKDNKHVIPKELAKQCHNGCPANIKDFCLTWKRLQNCEKMSKKSHDVSMDSLNTSVSSRGRRIVPPLSYWTGERITLKDNNLVYDPGNSQESSLYSVINSSKLKVNFTNTSKEEKRLSKWNESPGTNKNQTIVIKKTQSSDKSPMTKAANSRKRSNKSQKFQINKRHIKQDLTFSSINSSEEEQNVSPLKRMRTRPSTKTKAPQYSMTLRKRHEIEASPNTTKLQYSLRKKTRHNMTCTYYKDILPAEDFLSEVTSM
- the LOC126849115 gene encoding uncharacterized protein LOC126849115 isoform X3, whose translation is MAVLKKAHNDNEKVLPVAKNQPSISNTNLDSLDSSCMIPSLQTSMVQSEVLASSNNLRNLLLTKKNYKTNQKIMASSSIKQYNIKQDNHSNDQHIMPPPMRNTVYCTSKKTLGKVPTLSNYETAASNSVDRSAQSFILKNTSSLNSAARCVPTNTSINKEYLQSLAVPMLLTNHLQRVDRIFSKWKVMLNSHYELLIKGTLECGRVAHSKPIIRRYSATCVESKYKNIYSLQGNIVDTTNALPDYIRGKFYNGFPDDWENVYQIWRTYVRQGCQVTFRWPTPITDSDDDLKSELTDLTCMRTTNSKIIPMEINESIEYIKPENPNGKSSKNEEKYHNCPTHSFQRHDENTSFVKPFTSNFEKDIISITQTGNIMSVHNENNKQNIKLDVNPMIDFRGINKLKDFIHEDKLHVMINNLADRNCSPKYIDKIIEMLECLDYIVSYRAKSECTDDSAVFVNCGTSSKPETIPLQSSFSCDDNCMKTNKFKDDIIKQWKNYTHPTDLRYGSIKNDSNSTQLLNPVNIKPKHYNNNDSDESESETYMGVPKISKIERVLYARKAFRKLYNHKVRKKRENPQYNTKEIENKSEYAHAAIPFADDNKSLLSAESDISIPKDEAKMINTRTYSEIINIERSREDSFCSHPWKNNFDVYGANKPAMQTEQPPDAFKAQRVNLNVLAKEQKVLHKIQENAHSQFVADINYATNFDDDIKIISTNTQKRDGNMIASHSNLKQDIVISSENNNNFLEKSPILRESHREFIEQSRSETAMKRSKPNIISSIPVNLKLKIKKADFKPEQLQDLDVNIVEIEENKQCTNIQPLEHVQKKKSVSKMPTEATFANSSYLPMATNNKIYPTMNKDTNPTNLTNSTIEQSKRNKLEDKNNPKVLCAWMPKITYYAKSKFELGLSFEGNLLNEAGYVVHRKFTTDIVLKRLSATLIETVNHEFYKLSGYLKDNKHVIPKELAKQCHNGCPANIKDFCLTWKRLQNCEKMSKKSHDVSMDSLNTSVSSRGRRIVPPLSYWTGERITLKDNNLVYDPGNSQESSLYSVINSSKLNTEKIKKQKVNFTNTSKEEKRLSKWNESPGTNKNQTIVIKKTQSSDKSPMTKAANSRKRSNKSQKFQINKRHIKQDLTFSSINSSEEEQNVSPLKRMRTRPSTKTKAPQYSMTLRKRHEIEASPNTTKLQYSLRKKTRHNMTCTYYKDILPAEDFLSEVTSM
- the LOC126849115 gene encoding uncharacterized protein LOC126849115 isoform X5, coding for MIPSLQTSMVQSEVLASSNNLRNLLLTKKNYKTNQKIMASSSIKQYNIKQDNHSNDQHIMPPPMRNTVYCTSKKTLGKVPTLSNYETAASNSVDRSAQSFILKNTSSLNSAARCVPTNTSINKEYLQSLAVPMLLTNHLQRVDRIFSKWKVMLNSHYELLIKGTLECGRVAHSKPIIRRYSATCVESKYKNIYSLQGNIVDTTNALPDYIRGKFYNGFPDDWENVYQIWRTYVRQGCQVTFRWPTPITDSDDDLKSELTDLTCMRTTNSKIIPMEINESIEYIKPENPNGKSSKNEEKYHNCPTHSFQRHDENTSFVKPFTSNFEKDIISITQTGNIMSVHNENNKQNIKLDVNPMIDFRGINKLKDFIHEDKLHVMINNLADRNCSPKYIDKIIEMLECLDYIVSYRAKSECTDDSAVFVNCGTSSKPETIPLQSSFSCDDNCMKTNKFKDDIIKQWKNYTHPTDLRYGSIKNDSNSTQLLNPVNIKPKHYNNNDSDESESETYMGVPKISKIERVLYARKAFRKLYNHKVRKKRENPQYNTKEIENKSEYAHAAIPFADDNKSLLSAESDISIPKDEAKMINTRTYSEIINIERSREDSFCSHPWKNNFDVYGANKPAMQTEQPPDAFKAQRVNLNVLAKEQKVLHKIQENAHSQFVADINYATNFDDDIKIISTNTQKRDGNMIASHSNLKQDIVISSENNNNFLEKSPILRESHREFIEQSRSETAMKRSKPNIISSIPVNLKLKIKKADFKPEQLQDLDVNIVEIEENKQCTNIQPLEHVQKKKSVSKMPTEATFANSSYLPMATNNKIYPTMNKDTNPTNLTNSTIEQSKRNKLEDKNNPKVLCAWMPKITYYAKSKFELGLSFEGNLLNEAGYVVHRKFTTDIVLKRLSATLIETVNHEFYKLSGYLKDNKHVIPKELAKQCHNGCPANIKDFCLTWKRLQNCEKMSKKSHDVSMDSLNTSVSSRGRRIVPPLSYWTGERITLKDNNLVYDPGNSQESSLYSVINSSKLNTEKIKKQKVNFTNTSKEEKRLSKWNESPGTNKNQTIVIKKTQSSDKSPMTKAANSRKRSNKSQKFQINKRHIKQDLTFSSINSSEEEQNVSPLKRMRTRPSTKTKAPQYSMTLRKRHEIEASPNTTKLQYSLRKKTRHNMTCTYYKDILPAEDFLSEVTSM